The Salvelinus sp. IW2-2015 unplaced genomic scaffold, ASM291031v2 Un_scaffold2259, whole genome shotgun sequence genome contains a region encoding:
- the LOC139025098 gene encoding uncharacterized protein, whose amino-acid sequence MAPVWVAEAPSKPGTQTSGGSWDIDAWYSIGQLRYLNGSSSDHKKSRRVERPGVEVPVTRQDWDRRVLQDVSADPDLPEEAAAVEQLDEEDDGFQEDVDPTXHIPHVTPMSAPSSSSAXPLSGEPADAPRSGPSSPTAPEDGSSPEAFDRHGSPHPDHSSDSEGETKGPDAMSGCQHVRRLARALVGVRNRQGLSDRRVDGLVELWLALPDFDKQRLIYPARHQERIVQGRFKATKGKSSIVPGKESLQRCLLGLNSGPANWPGTSRLVEAICSQLCQIHPSATQFAGVKKSRWALILADYVAIREAVLNSPRLMTQTNLQLFELNQRTISQW is encoded by the exons ATGGCCCCAGTCTGGGTGGCAGAGGCACCCAGCAAGCCTGGGACTCAAACCTCCGGAGGGTCTTGGGACATCGACGCCTGGTATTCAATTGGCCAGCTGAGGTACCTGAATGGAAGTTCG aGTGACCATAAAAAGTCTCGGCGG GTGGAACGTCCTGGAGTGGAAGTACCTGTAACTCGTCAGGACTGGGACAGAAGAGTGCTGCAGGATGTCAGCGCGGACCCTGACCTTCCGGAAGAGGCAGCCGCCGTCGAGCAGCTCGACGAGGAGGACGAYGGCTTTCAGGAGGATGTGGACCCGACAYTCCACATCCCTCATGTCACACCWATGAGCGCCCCGTCCTCCAGCTCAGCGYCACCTCTGTCAGGGGAACCCGCTGACGCACCCAGGTCTGGGCCATCCAGTCCCACCGCCCCTGAAGACGGAAGCTCTCCTGAGGCATTTGATCGACACGGTTCTCCTCACCCTGACCactcctctgattcagag GGGGAGACTAAAGGCCCTGATGCAATGTCGGGCTGCCAGCATGTCCGCAGGCTTGCCAGGGCCTTGGTGGGGGTGAGGAACCGTCAGGGGCTGTCGGACCGTAGGGTAGACGGTCTGGTGGAGCTGTGGCTGGCGCTGCCAGACTTTGACAAGCAACGCTTGATCTACCCTGCCCGACACCAGGAGAGGATCGTTCAGGGGCGGTTCAAGGCAACGAAGGGGAAGTCGTCCATTGTCCCAGGAAAAGAATCTCTCCAACG TTGCCTTCTCGGACTCAACTCGGGCCCTGCAAATTGGCCGGGCACCAGCCGTTTGGTGGAGGCAATTTGCAGTCAGCTCTGCCAAATCCATCCCAGCGCCACGCAGTTTGCCGGCGTCAAGAAGAGCAGGTGGGCGCTCATTCTGGCAGACTACGTGGCCATCAGGGAGGCAGTGCTGAACAGCCCGAGGTTGATGACCCAGACCAACCTTCAGCTCTTTGAGCTGAATCAAAGGACCATCAGTCAATGGTAA